From one Mya arenaria isolate MELC-2E11 chromosome 4, ASM2691426v1 genomic stretch:
- the LOC128229885 gene encoding density-regulated protein homolog: protein MAEATAPLAAVDRQFLEYTGPVAGVKYPVKVKYCGECSMPIEYCEFYPNYEKCKKWLEMHLPDQFEKLMVLRGEGESGGDVDDGEKKKRQTRGGKGTVKARKKAEPLGIKLGTAKRGKKKTVTIVMGLASYEIDLKEASKFFANKFACGSTIQGEDEIVIQGDVKFDLFDILPEKWKIINEDDIDDIGEIKK, encoded by the exons ATGGCAGAAGCTACAGCTCCTCTAGCGGCTGTTGACCGTCAGTTTCTGGAGTACACAGGCCCTGTAGCTGGTGTCAAGTATCCCGTGAAGGTCAAGTACTGTGGAG aatgcAGTATGCCGATTGAg TATTGTGAGTTCTACCCTAACTATGAGAAGTGCAAGAAATGGCTGGAAATGCACCTTCCTGATCAGTTTGAAAAGCTGATGGTCCTGAGAG GTGAGGGTGAGAGCGGCGGTGATGTGGATGATGGAGAGAAGAAGAAGCGGCAGACCCGAGGTGGTAAGGGCACTGTCAAGGCCAGGAAGAAGGCTGAGCCCCTCGGTATCAAACTGGGCACAGCAAAAAGGGGCAAAAAGAAAACTGTGACCATTGTTATGGGTCTGGCCTCATATG AAATAGACTTGAAGGAGGCGAGCAAATTCTTCGCAAACAAGTTTGCCTGTGGATCAACGATCCAGGGGGAAGATGAGATCGTCATACAAGGGGACGTGAAGTTTGACCTCTTTGACATCCTTCCAGAAAAGTGGAAAATT ATCAACGAAGATGACATTGATGATATTGGTGAAATcaagaaatga